The segment TAGAAGCCTGAATGTCACCCTGAGACAGTATTTTGACCTTTATGCCTGTTTAAGGCCGATTAAGTATATCAAAGGCGTCCCCAGTCCCATTAAGCATCCGGAACAAACCGATCTGGTCATTTTCCGGGAGAATACAGAAGATGTTTACGCCGGGATTGAATGGCCCCAAGGGACGGTTGAGGCGAATGAGATAATCTCTTTTTTAAGGGAAAGATTTGGAGTGGAAATCAGAAAAGATTCCGGAATCGGGATTAAACCTATCAGCCTCATAGGCAGTAAACGCCTGGTTAGAATGGCTATTAAGTATGCCCTTGAGCATAACAGACAAAGGGTCACCCTGGTCCATAAGGGGAATATTATGAAATTTACCGAAGGCGCTTTTAGAGATTGGGGCTACGAGCTGGCCAAAGAGGAGTTTAGCGGGCAGATCGTCACGGAAGAAGAAGTAGGCAACTCTTCTCTGCCTTCAGGCAAGGTTCTGATCAATGACCGGATTGCCGATAACATGTTTGCCCAGATACTGACCAGGACCAATGAGTATGATGTCATTGCGACCACTAATCTCAACGGAGATTACCTTTCTGATGCAGCGGCTGCCCAGGTGGGCGGATTAGGCCTGGCCCCTTCAGCCAATTTAGGCGATAGGATAGCTATCTTTGAGGCCACCCACGGGTCTGCCCCTAAATATGCCGGACGTGATATGGCTAATCCATCTTCCCTTATCCTCTCCGCCTGCCTGATGTTGGAACATATAGGCTGGTCAGAGGCGGGTAAATTAGTGGAAGGAACGCTGGAACGGGCGATTCAGGCCGGTCAGGTTACTTATGATCTGGCCCGCTCTATCGAAGGGGCCACAAAACTTTCCACCTCTGATTTTGCCTCGGCCGTGGTGGATAAGATGTAACCGTTCAGCCACAGATGCACACAGATGAAACACGGAAAATCCGTGAGCCGTGTCCGTGATTCGGGTCTGTCCTTAGGCTGTAGGGACAACCCTTGTGGTTGTCCGTCTACGGAACGGACATGGACAAGCACGGACAGGGACAAGCCCTGTCCCTACACTTCCGCCTTCTGTCCTGTGTTATTTATCCGTGCTAATCCGTGCAGCTATACCTGAACGGTTACGATAAGATAATAACGACTACTGACCACTAACTCCAGTTGGTGGCTTACATTATAACTCGAAACCCGAAAGAATGGCTAAAAAGAAAAAACAAAAAGCGCCACCTAAAGAATCTCTTCGCTGGGTAATCAGCGCCATCTTTTTGCTTTTTGGGCTGTTGATTGGGCTTCTCTGGGGACTGGATTATCTTCAGCAAAAGGCGGGCTTGCCGGGACTATTTGACTCCTTTCGTCAAATAGTTTCTCCGGACCGGGCCAAAGATCCCGGCCGGGTCTCTCGTGAAATTACCTTAGCCCTGGATGAAACCTTGGAGAGATTAGGATTCAAAGAATTTAAATCCGACGACCAGGTAAAAGAAAATTCTAATTCTACCAGTTGGATTCATTCTCTAAGAGAAGTAAAAGTGCCTTCCAGGGGTAAAGAGCTTGAGGAGTATGAATCTATCCTTACGAAGGCCGCCACCCAGGCCGGCGGGATTCTTTTATCAAGAGCCGAAGAGCGTAAGCCGGATTATGAAGCTGTTTCCCTGACCTTCGGACTCCCTTCAAAACCGCTTCATTCTGTTACCCTCAAGAGGCCGTCAAAACCACAAATAGCCCTCATTATTGATGACGCTGGTTATACTCCGAAGATGGAAAAATTTCTTACCCTTGACTGCCCCCTGGCCATTGCCGTCCTGCCCCATTTGGCTTATTCCACTCAGGCAGCCCAACAGGCCAGACAGGCCAATAAAGATGTTATGCTCCATATGCCTATGGAACCGCATGATTATCCAGAGAAAAATCCTGGCCCGGGGGCTATTTTCTCAGGAATGACCGAGGCTGAAATCAGGGATAGCCTTAGGACTGCTTTGAGGGAAATTCCACACGTGATTGGGGTCAACAATCATATGGGCTCCAGGATCACTGAAGATGAAAGAATCATGTCTATCATCCTGGATGAACTGAAGCGCCAGAGGCTTTATTTTGTAGACAGCCTTACTTCACCAAACTCAGTAGCCTATACTCTCGCTCGGCAAAAGGGGATAAGAACTGAAAAACGGCAGGTTTTTCTTGACAATTCAGAAGATGAAGAGGAGATCAGGCATCAACTTAAGCTTCTGGTTAGAATAGCTAAATCTTGTGGCGCCGCCATTGGTATTGGACATGCCCAGAACCCAAACACCGCCAGGATCCTTCAAGATATGCTCCCTCAGCTTAAGGAAGAGGCTGAAATAGTGCCTGTCTCAACCGTAGTTAGTAGACAGTAGTTAGTAAGTAATCCTTATTTTCTACTCCTTACCCCTTACTCCCTACTATCTACTGCCTACCTACTCTCTGAGGCGGGGTTATATTCGGATGGATGACTTCCCATCTGGCTAATCTATTCTCTTTCATGCAATGGTAATATTCCGGACATTCCGCACAGCAGGTCAACTCCATATAATTTTGTCCCATCACCCACTGTCTCACACAGTTATTGTGCTTGTGACACCGGTAGCAACAGTTCATTTTAACATCCTTTGCTTTTAATTAGTGCCTACAGCTAATTTAATTGGTATCTACTCAAAATCAAGTTAAAAAAGTAAGCTCATTACAGATTATAGTGCTATGGGTTAAGTTTCATCTCCTTTTGTCCTGACAGCGTCGGCATAAGAGCTTCCCCTCCCTTGATGGGAGGGGTTAGGGGAGGGTGGTAGCTCTTTTTCTAAGGTTTTTAGCAAGAGTAATAATATTGCCCGCCAATTTCACCCCCCCTATCCCTCTCCCATCAAGGGAGAGGGAATTTTGCTTTATCTCCCAACTAACTGCTTAACTTAGTTTTGAGTAATTACTTTAATTATAACGATTCTCCAGAAGAAAGTCAAGAAAAATTT is part of the bacterium genome and harbors:
- the icd gene encoding isocitrate dehydrogenase (NADP(+)), with product MISFDKLTLPSRGEKIKEADGRLEVPDLPIIPVIEGDGIGPDIWQATKKVVDAAVKIAYQGQREIVWFEIYAGEKAYQEYNNYLPQDTLKAIEHFLVALKGPLTTPVGGGFRSLNVTLRQYFDLYACLRPIKYIKGVPSPIKHPEQTDLVIFRENTEDVYAGIEWPQGTVEANEIISFLRERFGVEIRKDSGIGIKPISLIGSKRLVRMAIKYALEHNRQRVTLVHKGNIMKFTEGAFRDWGYELAKEEFSGQIVTEEEVGNSSLPSGKVLINDRIADNMFAQILTRTNEYDVIATTNLNGDYLSDAAAAQVGGLGLAPSANLGDRIAIFEATHGSAPKYAGRDMANPSSLILSACLMLEHIGWSEAGKLVEGTLERAIQAGQVTYDLARSIEGATKLSTSDFASAVVDKM
- a CDS encoding divergent polysaccharide deacetylase family protein — protein: MAKKKKQKAPPKESLRWVISAIFLLFGLLIGLLWGLDYLQQKAGLPGLFDSFRQIVSPDRAKDPGRVSREITLALDETLERLGFKEFKSDDQVKENSNSTSWIHSLREVKVPSRGKELEEYESILTKAATQAGGILLSRAEERKPDYEAVSLTFGLPSKPLHSVTLKRPSKPQIALIIDDAGYTPKMEKFLTLDCPLAIAVLPHLAYSTQAAQQARQANKDVMLHMPMEPHDYPEKNPGPGAIFSGMTEAEIRDSLRTALREIPHVIGVNNHMGSRITEDERIMSIILDELKRQRLYFVDSLTSPNSVAYTLARQKGIRTEKRQVFLDNSEDEEEIRHQLKLLVRIAKSCGAAIGIGHAQNPNTARILQDMLPQLKEEAEIVPVSTVVSRQ